The Candidatus Ozemobacteraceae bacterium genome includes a region encoding these proteins:
- the gpmI gene encoding 2,3-bisphosphoglycerate-independent phosphoglycerate mutase, which translates to MDAQPKVLLVILDGFGISDRADGNAVRLAAPEFIDRLFRERPFTSLSASGLSVGLPAGQMGNSEVGHLNIGAGRVVYQDITRIDRSIADGSFFENPVLTGLVDDVRDAGKALHLLGLLSDGGVHSRNDQLYACLKLAAKRGLKNVFVHAFMDGRDTSPTSGAGFMRELVEQMKKIGVGRVATVGGRYYAMDRDLRWERVEKGYQALVYGTGNRAADPVTAVEASYAAGVTDEFIVPVVIETDGKPTAVISDGDGILAFNFRADRMRQITRAFTEEGFADFPRKEMKLKFASFTQYAETFDVPVAFPPQRLPDTLGEVLSQRGIPQFRIAETEKYAHVTYFFNGGVEQALPHEERQLIPSPKVKTYDLKPEMSAFEVGEALLEKIRLRRFPCVVVNFANCDMVGHTGIIDAAVKAVTTVDCVLSKVIPVAYDLGYDCIITADHGNAEQLIDPKTGGPFTEHTVNPVPFCLLTRHSADLRSGGSLCDIAPTILELLGVPQPAAMDGKSLLVRKK; encoded by the coding sequence ATGGATGCACAACCCAAGGTTCTTCTCGTCATTCTGGACGGCTTCGGCATCTCGGACCGCGCGGACGGCAACGCCGTTCGCCTCGCCGCCCCCGAATTCATCGACCGCCTGTTCAGAGAGCGCCCCTTCACCAGCCTTTCCGCATCCGGCCTGAGCGTCGGCCTGCCCGCGGGCCAGATGGGCAACTCCGAGGTCGGCCATCTCAATATCGGCGCCGGTCGCGTCGTCTACCAGGACATTACGCGCATCGACCGCTCGATCGCCGACGGCTCCTTCTTCGAAAATCCCGTCCTGACCGGCCTCGTCGACGATGTGCGCGATGCCGGAAAGGCCCTGCACCTGCTCGGACTTCTCTCCGACGGCGGCGTCCACAGTCGGAACGACCAGCTGTACGCCTGCCTGAAGCTCGCCGCGAAGCGCGGTCTCAAGAACGTCTTCGTCCACGCCTTCATGGACGGCCGCGACACGTCGCCGACCAGCGGCGCCGGCTTCATGCGCGAGCTGGTCGAGCAGATGAAGAAGATCGGCGTCGGCAGGGTCGCGACCGTGGGCGGCAGATACTACGCGATGGATCGCGATCTCCGCTGGGAGCGCGTCGAAAAGGGCTATCAGGCGCTCGTGTACGGCACGGGCAACCGCGCCGCCGACCCCGTGACGGCGGTCGAAGCTTCGTATGCGGCCGGGGTGACCGATGAATTCATCGTCCCCGTCGTCATCGAAACCGACGGGAAGCCGACGGCCGTGATTTCCGACGGCGACGGCATCCTGGCGTTCAACTTCCGCGCCGACCGCATGCGTCAGATCACGCGCGCGTTCACCGAGGAAGGATTCGCCGATTTCCCGCGCAAAGAGATGAAGCTGAAATTCGCGAGCTTCACGCAGTATGCCGAGACGTTCGACGTGCCGGTCGCGTTCCCGCCACAGCGGCTTCCCGACACGCTCGGAGAAGTCCTCTCCCAGCGAGGCATTCCCCAGTTCCGCATCGCGGAAACCGAGAAATACGCGCACGTCACCTACTTCTTCAACGGAGGCGTCGAGCAGGCGCTTCCCCACGAGGAGCGACAACTGATTCCATCGCCGAAGGTGAAAACCTACGATCTCAAGCCGGAAATGTCGGCGTTCGAGGTGGGTGAGGCCCTGCTGGAAAAAATCCGCTTGCGCCGCTTCCCGTGCGTCGTCGTCAATTTTGCCAACTGCGACATGGTGGGCCACACCGGCATCATCGACGCGGCCGTGAAAGCCGTGACCACCGTCGATTGCGTGTTGTCGAAGGTCATCCCGGTCGCGTATGACCTCGGCTACGACTGCATCATCACCGCCGACCACGGAAACGCCGAACAGCTGATCGACCCGAAGACCGGCGGCCCGTTCACCGAGCATACCGTCAATCCCGTGCCGTTCTGCCTGTTGACGCGGCACTCGGCCGATCTCCGCAGCGGCGGCAGCCTGTGTGATATAGCTCCCACGATACTGGAGCTGCTCGGCGTTCCCCAGCCCGCCGCGATGGACGGCAAGTCTCTGTTGGTGCGGAAAAAGTGA
- the gmk gene encoding guanylate kinase gives MDTGGAGSARGMLFIISGPSGVGKTVLCNRMIERFPNMVYSISATSRGPRGGERDGQEYFFYTPERFEAEIKEGLFAEWAVVHGNYYGTPRAFLDRQRDSGRHVLLNIDVQGAFKIRKVYPEAVLVFIMPPSIEILEDRLRKRNIDSETVLQQRLKNAREEMTHSGEYDRIVVNDDLDVATESLAVLLADYVRSTPDVKPGN, from the coding sequence ATGGATACGGGGGGCGCCGGGTCGGCACGCGGCATGCTGTTCATCATCTCCGGCCCGTCGGGAGTGGGAAAAACCGTGTTGTGCAACCGGATGATCGAGCGGTTTCCGAACATGGTCTACTCGATTTCCGCGACCTCCCGCGGACCGCGCGGGGGCGAGAGGGACGGCCAGGAGTATTTCTTCTATACACCGGAACGCTTCGAGGCCGAGATCAAAGAGGGCTTGTTCGCCGAGTGGGCCGTCGTGCATGGCAATTACTACGGAACGCCGCGGGCTTTTCTCGACCGCCAGCGTGATTCGGGGAGGCACGTTCTCCTCAACATCGACGTGCAGGGCGCCTTCAAGATTCGGAAGGTGTACCCCGAGGCCGTTCTTGTCTTCATCATGCCGCCCTCGATCGAGATTCTCGAAGATCGGCTTCGGAAGAGAAATATCGATTCCGAGACGGTTCTCCAGCAGAGGTTGAAGAACGCCCGCGAGGAGATGACGCACAGCGGCGAGTATGACCGCATCGTCGTGAACGACGATCTCGACGTCGCGACCGAATCTCTTGCCGTTCTTCTTGCCGACTACGTTCGGAGCACCCCCGACGTGAAACCCGGGAACTGA